A region from the uncultured Holophaga sp. genome encodes:
- a CDS encoding LysR family transcriptional regulator: protein MQTRGYLSLDARQLRCFLHVAGLLNFSRAAEHMGMSQPGVSYQVASLERSLELKLFTRGARSVTLTSAGLYFCEQLRRITAAYQGMVDHVRSLSPEGEEPGTDGEAFLDLRQLECFLAVVHRQNFTKAGEDIFLTQSGISYQIASLEKSLGRKLFHRGARSLSLSEPGEVFARQARELVEDYHAVLKKAQELSAQVGGALSVGFLGVVFMDLVPRLLREFAAECPGVEVKRVHVTLAHAFDAILNGEIDCTFSMLFNHVCPPGILTHVILKDRMLAAMSADHPFAHRKKLKLSELKGQPLLSITPQIAGPGVEWHRALCEKHGLDYGLTRFAPDFPTMFLDISMGSGIAIQPGRTIQEYGNASHRVVELEDEGMDIEFVVAWKEEGANPLVPLFLRCFDRL from the coding sequence TTGCAAACTCGGGGGTATCTTTCATTGGATGCGCGGCAGCTGCGGTGCTTTCTCCATGTAGCAGGGCTCTTGAACTTCAGCAGGGCCGCTGAGCATATGGGCATGTCCCAGCCGGGGGTCAGCTATCAGGTGGCCTCTCTGGAACGCAGCCTGGAGCTCAAGCTCTTCACCCGCGGCGCCCGCTCGGTCACCCTCACCTCTGCTGGGCTCTACTTCTGCGAGCAGCTCCGCCGGATCACGGCGGCCTATCAGGGCATGGTCGATCATGTGCGATCCCTCTCTCCCGAGGGGGAGGAGCCCGGTACCGATGGAGAGGCCTTTCTGGACCTGCGCCAGCTGGAGTGCTTCCTGGCGGTGGTCCACCGACAGAACTTCACCAAGGCCGGTGAGGACATTTTCCTCACCCAGTCGGGCATCAGCTACCAGATCGCCTCCCTGGAAAAGTCCCTGGGCCGCAAGCTCTTCCACCGGGGCGCCCGCTCCCTGAGCCTCTCGGAGCCGGGAGAGGTCTTTGCCAGGCAGGCCCGGGAGCTGGTGGAGGATTACCATGCGGTCCTGAAGAAGGCCCAGGAGCTGAGCGCGCAGGTGGGGGGCGCCCTCTCCGTGGGCTTCCTGGGGGTTGTCTTCATGGACCTGGTGCCCCGGCTGCTGCGGGAGTTCGCAGCCGAGTGCCCCGGGGTGGAGGTCAAGCGGGTCCACGTCACCCTGGCCCACGCCTTCGATGCCATCCTCAACGGGGAGATCGACTGCACCTTCTCCATGCTCTTCAACCATGTGTGCCCGCCGGGGATCCTCACACACGTGATTCTCAAGGACAGGATGCTGGCGGCCATGTCGGCGGACCATCCCTTCGCCCACCGGAAGAAGCTCAAGCTTTCGGAGCTCAAGGGGCAGCCCCTCCTCAGCATCACGCCCCAGATCGCGGGGCCCGGGGTGGAGTGGCACCGCGCCCTCTGCGAGAAGCACGGCCTGGACTACGGCCTCACCCGCTTCGCCCCGGACTTCCCCACCATGTTCCTGGACATCAGCATGGGCTCGGGCATCGCCATCCAGCCCGGGCGCACCATCCAGGAATACGGCAACGCCAGTCACCGGGTGGTGGAACTGGAGGACGAGGGCATGGACATCGAGTTCGTAGTGGCCTGGAAGGAGGAGGGGGCCAATCCCCTGGTGCCCCTCTTCCTCCGGTGTTTTGACAGGCTCTGA
- a CDS encoding zinc-binding alcohol dehydrogenase, producing the protein MITQYAVAEPGKVVLKTKELAKPGPGQVLLEAEYSTISMGTENALMGNHIVPLPQPIGYSMAARVIEVGPEVEGLKVGDPVVTTGQHAQYLLMDAKNCTPAPQGVDMQQAAFFNLAHTGMYAIRRTKIQLGEPALVMGQGLVGAITAQLARLAGAMPLIVTDLDDKRLDNARKMGVQYAINPKTQPGELEKVIAGLGWGGIPVIFEATGARKPLDQAFELVCERGRVMMMSQVHGGDAPQYDTNLMMKGATLLGGYINSKPFALKRADLTIKGEWPPVMGDTLTRYVNSDVWTSDEDIRVYLNLIAYGSLDIRPLISHRFEFEEISKAYDMVWNLDPNLLGGVIRWKK; encoded by the coding sequence ATGATCACCCAGTACGCTGTCGCCGAACCCGGCAAGGTCGTCCTCAAGACCAAGGAGCTGGCCAAGCCCGGCCCCGGCCAGGTCCTCCTGGAGGCCGAGTACAGCACCATCAGCATGGGCACCGAGAACGCCCTCATGGGCAACCACATCGTGCCCCTGCCCCAGCCCATCGGCTACAGCATGGCCGCCAGGGTCATCGAGGTGGGTCCTGAGGTCGAGGGCCTCAAGGTCGGCGATCCTGTCGTCACCACCGGCCAGCATGCCCAGTACCTGCTGATGGACGCCAAGAACTGCACCCCCGCCCCCCAGGGCGTGGATATGCAGCAGGCCGCCTTCTTCAACCTGGCCCACACCGGCATGTATGCCATCCGCCGCACCAAGATCCAGTTGGGCGAGCCCGCCCTGGTCATGGGTCAGGGCCTGGTGGGAGCCATCACTGCCCAGCTTGCCCGCCTGGCCGGCGCCATGCCCCTCATCGTCACCGACCTGGATGACAAGCGCCTCGACAATGCCCGCAAGATGGGCGTGCAGTATGCCATCAACCCCAAGACCCAGCCCGGCGAGCTGGAAAAGGTCATCGCCGGCCTCGGCTGGGGCGGCATTCCCGTGATCTTCGAGGCCACCGGGGCCCGCAAGCCCCTGGACCAGGCCTTCGAGCTGGTCTGCGAGCGGGGCCGGGTCATGATGATGAGCCAGGTCCACGGCGGCGATGCCCCCCAGTACGACACCAACCTGATGATGAAGGGCGCCACCCTCCTGGGCGGCTACATCAACTCCAAGCCCTTCGCCCTCAAGCGCGCCGACCTGACCATCAAGGGCGAGTGGCCCCCGGTCATGGGCGACACCCTCACCCGCTATGTCAACTCTGACGTGTGGACCAGCGACGAGGACATCCGGGTCTACCTGAACCTCATCGCCTACGGCTCCCTGGACATCCGTCCCCTGATCAGCCACCGCTTCGAGTTCGAGGAGATCTCCAAGGCCTACGACATGGTCTGGAACCTGGATCCCAACCTCCTCGGCGGTGTCATCCGCTGGAAGAAGTAG
- a CDS encoding ABC transporter ATP-binding protein: protein MKGARLETRALSFHYPGGHAALEGLDLSFAPGSRHVVLGANGAGKSTLFMLLNGVLRPTSGEVLLDGEPLSYSRSGLKRVRSRVGILFQDPDAQLISADLREDVSFGPINLGLDVATVRRRVEKALADTHLEALADRPVHALSYGQKRRAGIAGLLAMEPDILILDEPTAGLDQRSQVEFFRLLDDLRSGGMTVILSTHSIDLAYGWADQVSVLEHGRLVASGASDAFTEVFPTLTRFGFSLPRVIELQRALALAGLPLVSGVRDHGSLLEAIRQAGGLL, encoded by the coding sequence ATGAAGGGAGCCCGACTTGAGACCCGCGCCCTCTCCTTCCACTATCCCGGGGGGCATGCTGCCCTGGAGGGGCTGGACCTGAGCTTTGCACCGGGTTCCCGCCATGTGGTGCTGGGTGCCAATGGGGCCGGTAAGTCCACCCTCTTCATGCTCCTCAATGGTGTGCTGCGGCCCACATCGGGAGAAGTGCTTCTGGACGGCGAGCCCCTGAGCTACAGCCGCTCCGGTCTGAAGCGGGTCCGCAGCCGCGTGGGGATCCTCTTCCAGGATCCGGATGCCCAGCTCATTTCGGCGGATCTGCGGGAGGATGTCTCCTTCGGCCCCATCAACCTGGGCCTGGACGTGGCGACGGTGAGGCGTCGGGTAGAGAAGGCCCTGGCGGACACCCATTTGGAGGCCCTGGCGGACCGCCCTGTCCATGCCCTCAGCTATGGGCAGAAGCGCCGGGCGGGCATCGCGGGGCTCCTGGCCATGGAACCCGACATCCTGATCCTGGACGAGCCCACCGCCGGGCTTGACCAGCGCTCCCAGGTCGAGTTCTTCCGTCTGCTGGATGATCTGCGGTCCGGAGGCATGACCGTGATCCTCTCCACCCACTCCATCGACTTGGCCTATGGGTGGGCGGACCAGGTCTCCGTCTTGGAGCATGGGCGCCTGGTGGCCTCTGGCGCCTCAGACGCCTTCACGGAAGTCTTCCCCACCCTCACCCGCTTCGGCTTCAGCCTGCCCAGGGTGATCGAACTCCAGCGGGCCCTGGCCTTGGCAGGCCTGCCCCTGGTAAGCGGGGTCAGGGATCATGGGAGTCTGCTGGAGGCCATCCGCCAGGCCGGGGGACTTCTCTGA
- a CDS encoding DUF2284 domain-containing protein, which produces MALDPQELIQAALDRKADHAAIALTSQISFVPEFRKACEQDTCRRYGSNWMCPPGVGDFETLKAQALSFEQGLFFQTVHQVASSFDLKGMFAAKKMHDPIFREILAWFRARPDMKRLLPLNAGACEVCERCTYLDEPRTPCRFPELAFPSVEAYGVDVINLEKAINIPYYNGKNTVSYVGMILFERQ; this is translated from the coding sequence GTGGCCCTCGACCCCCAGGAACTCATCCAGGCTGCGTTGGACCGCAAGGCCGACCACGCCGCCATTGCCCTGACCTCCCAGATCAGCTTCGTGCCTGAGTTCCGCAAGGCCTGTGAGCAGGACACCTGCCGGAGATACGGCAGCAACTGGATGTGCCCCCCGGGGGTGGGGGACTTCGAGACCCTCAAGGCCCAGGCCCTCAGCTTCGAGCAGGGGCTCTTCTTCCAGACTGTGCACCAGGTGGCCAGCTCCTTCGACCTGAAGGGCATGTTCGCCGCCAAGAAGATGCATGACCCCATCTTCCGGGAGATCCTGGCCTGGTTCAGGGCCCGACCGGACATGAAACGGCTTCTGCCCCTCAATGCCGGGGCCTGCGAGGTCTGTGAGCGCTGCACCTATCTGGACGAGCCCCGCACCCCCTGCCGCTTTCCCGAGTTGGCCTTCCCCTCGGTCGAGGCTTACGGCGTCGACGTCATCAACCTGGAGAAGGCCATCAACATCCCCTATTACAACGGGAAGAACACCGTCAGTTATGTTGGGATGATCCTCTTCGAGAGGCAGTAG
- a CDS encoding MFS transporter, with translation MSNEKPAFRWFILVALIFATATNAVTLISPAPLIGEFIPTLHSQGPGPVVFATMGTFNLFGALAAIAGGWLLDRLGFTKVWLGGLVLMVLGAALTPAFGKSIVGLGVLRSIAAIGGGPIMASAGKVAAEWFVPEERGIVTGAQGLSMGVGIMVGFILAPMFNGMFHSPFMALAGVSIVGIIAFILALVVAFGPKAPVMEQPAIAGANTDSLFSWSMSQKSTWFAMIAVVALGWFFQEFNDIVPSYIAIPGIGLGRGPAVAGKYMGMVSIALMVGAAISPFVTEKIFRGSARPTIFVTCILFAIFSFAIKLPGVTGGSALLPCLVLAGLFMAMINPVLMAFFAKNYPEQVVGRLCGTAQGISMFAGTAGVTVGAWALHHFNGYQVPITIMVVLGILGAIGGLGMHKPGEVKSATRVEA, from the coding sequence ATGTCCAACGAGAAACCGGCCTTCCGCTGGTTCATCCTGGTGGCTCTCATCTTCGCCACCGCGACCAATGCCGTCACCCTCATCAGCCCCGCCCCCCTGATCGGTGAGTTCATCCCCACCCTCCACTCCCAGGGCCCTGGCCCGGTGGTGTTCGCCACCATGGGCACCTTCAACCTCTTCGGCGCCCTGGCCGCCATCGCCGGTGGCTGGCTTCTGGATCGCCTGGGCTTCACCAAGGTCTGGCTTGGTGGCCTGGTCCTGATGGTCCTGGGTGCCGCCCTGACCCCCGCCTTCGGTAAGAGCATCGTCGGCCTCGGCGTCCTCCGCTCCATCGCTGCCATCGGCGGTGGTCCCATCATGGCCTCCGCCGGCAAGGTGGCCGCCGAGTGGTTCGTTCCTGAAGAGCGCGGCATCGTGACCGGTGCCCAGGGTCTCTCCATGGGTGTGGGCATCATGGTCGGCTTCATCCTGGCCCCGATGTTCAACGGCATGTTCCACAGCCCCTTCATGGCGCTCGCCGGGGTCTCCATCGTCGGCATCATCGCCTTCATCCTGGCCCTGGTGGTCGCCTTCGGCCCCAAGGCCCCCGTGATGGAACAGCCCGCGATCGCCGGCGCCAACACCGACAGCCTCTTCTCCTGGTCCATGTCCCAGAAGTCCACCTGGTTCGCCATGATCGCCGTGGTGGCCCTGGGCTGGTTCTTCCAGGAGTTCAACGACATCGTCCCCAGCTACATCGCCATCCCCGGCATCGGCCTCGGCCGCGGCCCCGCAGTGGCCGGCAAGTACATGGGCATGGTGTCCATCGCCCTGATGGTCGGCGCTGCGATCAGCCCCTTCGTCACCGAAAAGATCTTCCGCGGCAGCGCCCGCCCCACGATCTTCGTGACCTGCATCCTCTTCGCGATCTTCTCCTTCGCCATCAAGCTGCCCGGCGTCACCGGCGGCAGCGCCCTGCTGCCCTGCCTGGTCCTGGCCGGCCTCTTCATGGCCATGATCAACCCCGTGCTCATGGCCTTCTTCGCCAAGAACTACCCTGAGCAGGTCGTGGGCCGCCTCTGTGGCACCGCTCAGGGCATCAGCATGTTCGCCGGCACCGCCGGTGTGACGGTCGGAGCCTGGGCCCTGCACCACTTCAATGGCTACCAGGTGCCCATCACCATCATGGTCGTCCTGGGCATCCTCGGTGCCATCGGTGGCCTGGGCATGCACAAGCCCGGTGAAGTCAAGTCCGCCACCCGGGTGGAAGCCTGA
- a CDS encoding VOC family protein — protein MSDNNGQKIIIKPLHQGISVANMDESIAWYQTMFGYKLVSDMDIPHLARIAFMELGDWSIELFYREDAAPLPEDRRTPNLDIRTHGTKHVAYLVEDLDTLMADLKSKNVDIAMDVFPMQGDKVSFIRDNTGNLIELIQKPV, from the coding sequence ATGTCTGATAACAATGGACAAAAAATAATCATTAAGCCACTGCACCAGGGAATCAGCGTGGCCAATATGGACGAGTCCATCGCCTGGTACCAGACCATGTTCGGCTACAAGCTGGTGTCGGACATGGACATCCCCCACTTGGCCCGCATCGCCTTCATGGAGCTCGGGGACTGGAGCATCGAGCTCTTCTACCGGGAGGACGCGGCCCCCCTCCCCGAGGACCGCCGCACTCCGAACCTCGACATCCGTACCCACGGAACCAAGCACGTGGCCTATCTCGTCGAGGACCTCGACACCCTGATGGCGGATCTGAAGTCCAAGAACGTCGATATCGCGATGGATGTATTCCCCATGCAGGGCGACAAGGTCTCCTTCATCCGGGACAACACCGGCAATTTGATCGAGCTGATTCAGAAGCCTGTCTGA
- a CDS encoding MarR family winged helix-turn-helix transcriptional regulator, whose amino-acid sequence MAERWTTGRKVMDDVETQEPVGPVSRSVSQSYGKDVMPSYDIFESFEFHLNRAAIASSAALTRCLAPFDLTPVQWALLAGLKRNGDSTPTDLVSFLDRDLPATVRLIWKLEDRGLLRRKKNPVDARSYIVSLTPSGHTLLRKLAPRVSRIREAAGEQLPQEELRQLLEAIKGLRSAYAGVFEEEYPTASRRGSSQHN is encoded by the coding sequence ATGGCCGAGCGATGGACAACCGGACGCAAGGTGATGGACGACGTGGAGACGCAGGAGCCGGTGGGTCCGGTCTCCCGGTCCGTCTCCCAGTCCTATGGCAAGGATGTCATGCCCAGCTACGACATCTTCGAATCCTTCGAGTTCCATCTCAACCGGGCGGCCATCGCCTCCTCGGCCGCCCTGACCCGCTGCCTGGCCCCCTTCGACCTCACCCCGGTGCAGTGGGCTCTGCTGGCCGGTTTGAAGCGGAACGGGGACAGCACCCCCACCGATCTGGTCTCCTTCCTGGACCGGGACCTGCCTGCCACGGTCCGGCTGATCTGGAAGCTGGAGGACCGGGGCCTGCTCCGCCGCAAGAAGAACCCCGTTGACGCACGCTCCTACATCGTCAGCCTGACACCCTCCGGCCACACCCTGCTGCGCAAGCTCGCCCCCAGAGTCTCGCGGATCAGGGAAGCGGCCGGCGAGCAACTCCCCCAGGAGGAGCTGCGCCAGCTGCTCGAAGCAATCAAGGGACTCCGCAGCGCCTACGCCGGGGTCTTCGAAGAGGAGTACCCTACTGCCTCTCGAAGAGGATCATCCCAACATAACTGA
- the nuoE gene encoding NADH-quinone oxidoreductase subunit NuoE, with product MPGSAIDNSLEARQFARVLQILAAHGNDPSRLVPILQAVQEEYRYLPEEVMTFVATALGVPPARVYGVATFYGHFALEPKGKYVVRVCDGTACHVKGSQNLVETLRGVLQLAEGKHTTPDMLFTLETVSCLGACGLAPAVVVNDEVHGLMTPESTEALIGRIRQEEGL from the coding sequence ATGCCTGGTTCGGCTATCGACAACTCGCTTGAAGCGAGGCAGTTCGCGCGGGTGCTCCAGATCCTGGCCGCCCACGGCAACGATCCCTCCCGCCTCGTCCCCATCCTGCAGGCGGTCCAGGAGGAATACCGCTACCTCCCCGAAGAGGTCATGACCTTTGTGGCGACGGCCCTGGGTGTGCCCCCAGCCAGAGTCTACGGCGTAGCGACCTTCTATGGGCACTTCGCCCTGGAGCCCAAGGGGAAGTACGTGGTCCGCGTCTGCGACGGCACGGCCTGTCATGTGAAGGGCAGCCAGAACCTGGTGGAGACCCTGCGGGGCGTGCTGCAACTCGCCGAAGGCAAGCACACCACCCCCGACATGCTTTTCACCCTGGAGACGGTGAGCTGTCTGGGGGCCTGCGGCCTGGCGCCCGCCGTGGTGGTGAATGACGAGGTCCATGGGCTCATGACGCCCGAGAGCACGGAGGCCCTGATCGGTCGGATCCGGCAGGAGGAGGGGCTGTGA
- a CDS encoding NADH-ubiquinone oxidoreductase-F iron-sulfur binding region domain-containing protein codes for MSAVAVELNLEKIGEVYDRAAAHFARRVVICAGTGCMAGGALKVFSALEEGAAERGISLEVSLDFEEGEKKDALLTKSGCQGFCQMGPLMSIEPDGILYCGVRPEDVPEILETTFRGGQLVERLLYRVPATGQVCTGHGDIPFYTQQKRTVLAACGSMDPEDVREYIAKGGYAAVRKAILEMDAEGVCRTLLDSGLRGRGGGGFPTGRKWDLTRVQPEGKKYVVCNGDEGDPGAFMDRSVMEGNPHAVIEGMMIAARAVGADEGYVYVRAEYPLAVARLRKAVAAAEDIGVLGERIFGSTFSFKLHVMEGAGAFVCGEETALLASIEGKRGMPMPKPPFPAQSGLWGRPTVINNVETLASVPLILKHGPEWYRAMGTEKSPGTKTFALTGHVANTGLIEVPFGATLRQIVFDIGGGVTGKDGRIDNGAFKAVQIGGPSGGCLTEEHLDLPMDFDSLTGIGAMVGSGGLVVMNQGTCMVRIAKFFMQFTQNESCGKCVPCREGTKQMLQLLDDITEGRATEETLPLLEQLARNVKLGSLCGLGKTAPNPVLSTLKHFRAEYEAHVQRRVCPSRECKALMTPEIDRTRCVGCTVCARKCPVGAIQGERKAPHRIDPSACIRCGACVEACKFNAISGI; via the coding sequence GTGAGCGCTGTGGCTGTGGAGTTGAATCTCGAGAAGATCGGTGAGGTGTATGACAGGGCCGCTGCGCACTTCGCCCGGCGGGTGGTCATCTGTGCGGGCACCGGCTGTATGGCCGGCGGGGCCCTCAAGGTGTTCAGCGCCCTGGAGGAAGGGGCCGCAGAGCGGGGCATCAGCCTGGAGGTGAGCCTGGACTTCGAGGAGGGGGAGAAGAAGGATGCCCTGCTCACCAAGAGCGGCTGTCAGGGCTTCTGCCAGATGGGTCCCCTGATGTCCATCGAACCCGATGGCATCCTTTACTGCGGGGTGAGGCCCGAGGATGTGCCCGAGATCCTGGAGACCACCTTCCGGGGGGGGCAGCTGGTGGAGCGCCTGCTCTATCGTGTCCCCGCCACCGGGCAGGTCTGTACCGGCCATGGGGACATCCCCTTCTACACCCAGCAGAAACGGACGGTCCTGGCGGCCTGCGGCAGCATGGACCCCGAGGATGTGCGCGAGTACATCGCCAAGGGGGGTTATGCCGCCGTCCGCAAGGCCATCCTGGAGATGGACGCTGAAGGGGTCTGTCGCACCCTCCTGGACTCGGGACTCCGGGGGCGGGGGGGCGGCGGCTTCCCCACGGGCCGCAAATGGGATCTGACCCGGGTCCAACCCGAGGGCAAGAAGTATGTGGTCTGCAACGGTGATGAGGGGGATCCTGGGGCCTTCATGGACCGCTCGGTGATGGAAGGCAACCCTCACGCGGTGATCGAGGGCATGATGATCGCCGCTCGGGCCGTGGGCGCCGATGAGGGCTATGTCTATGTCCGGGCCGAGTATCCCCTGGCCGTGGCCCGCCTCCGGAAGGCCGTGGCCGCCGCGGAGGATATCGGAGTCCTGGGTGAGCGGATCTTCGGCAGCACCTTCAGCTTCAAGCTGCATGTGATGGAGGGGGCCGGGGCCTTCGTCTGTGGCGAAGAGACCGCCCTGCTGGCTTCCATCGAAGGCAAGCGCGGCATGCCCATGCCCAAGCCGCCCTTTCCCGCCCAGAGCGGACTCTGGGGTCGTCCCACCGTCATCAACAATGTGGAGACCCTGGCGTCGGTGCCTCTGATCCTGAAGCACGGTCCCGAGTGGTACCGCGCCATGGGGACGGAGAAGAGCCCCGGCACCAAGACCTTCGCCCTCACGGGCCACGTGGCCAACACCGGACTCATCGAAGTGCCCTTCGGGGCCACCCTCCGGCAGATTGTCTTCGACATCGGCGGGGGGGTCACCGGCAAGGACGGGCGGATCGACAACGGGGCCTTCAAGGCTGTCCAGATCGGGGGACCCTCCGGGGGCTGTCTCACGGAGGAGCACCTGGACCTCCCCATGGACTTCGACAGCCTCACCGGCATCGGCGCCATGGTGGGCTCAGGCGGTCTCGTCGTCATGAACCAGGGGACCTGCATGGTCCGCATCGCCAAGTTCTTCATGCAGTTCACCCAGAACGAGTCCTGCGGGAAGTGCGTGCCCTGTCGGGAGGGCACCAAACAGATGCTCCAGCTCCTGGATGACATCACCGAGGGGCGCGCCACAGAGGAGACCCTGCCCCTGCTGGAGCAGCTGGCCAGGAATGTGAAGCTCGGCTCCCTCTGCGGCCTGGGCAAGACGGCGCCCAATCCCGTACTTTCGACCCTCAAGCACTTCCGCGCCGAGTACGAGGCCCATGTCCAGCGCCGGGTCTGTCCCAGCCGGGAATGCAAGGCCCTGATGACTCCCGAGATCGATCGGACCCGCTGCGTAGGTTGCACGGTCTGCGCCCGCAAGTGCCCCGTGGGTGCCATCCAGGGGGAGCGCAAGGCCCCCCACCGCATCGACCCCTCCGCCTGCATCCGCTGCGGTGCCTGTGTCGAGGCCTGCAAGTTCAACGCGATCTCCGGCATCTGA
- a CDS encoding [FeFe] hydrogenase, group A, whose translation MTTEKTLTIDGMTVAIQDEKNLLEVIRKAHIELPTFCYHSELSVYGACRLCMVEVEGRGLVASCSTPPEPGLKLRTQTPQIRELRKMNIELLLASGNHDCPTCSKSGSCKLQSLAERLGVTKVRFKAPVQERPLDTSSPSLQRDPSKCILCGDCVRFCEEIQGIGAIGFTHRGSQSMVAPAFGKGLAEVDCVNCGQCAAVCPVGAITVKPETESVFAALGDPSKTVIVQVAPAVRSAIGELFGVPNDTFTTMGRIVAALRRLGFRKVYDTSFTADLTIWEEATEFLSRKEKGGRLPLFTSCCPAWVKLVEHDLPEMLDNLSTCRSPQGMFGSLAKQILPAELGIRREDLVVVSVMPCTAKKFEARRPELAVDGQPDTDFVITTQELARMIQDAGILFPELPVESLDMPFGFKTGAGVLFANSGGVTEAVVRYVAGQLGEEHAVVRELRSDASRRVFEAATGAGPVRMAVVHGLAEAQRLVKEIQAGTVEVDFVEVMACPGGCVGGAGQPVAHSAAVRRQRSKAIHQIDAALDLHCPQENHHIQALYAKHLGAPNSGEAHHLLHTHYQSRRRILGETIALSPITGIPRIPVSFCVGTACHLRGAEGLLRKVLASLETEGIREHFELKASFCAESCDRGPTVTVAGNRIHHATEESVMEFLRAELESRGQDHMES comes from the coding sequence ATGACCACTGAGAAGACCTTGACCATCGATGGGATGACGGTCGCCATCCAGGACGAGAAGAACCTCCTGGAGGTGATCCGCAAGGCCCACATCGAGCTGCCCACCTTCTGCTATCACAGCGAGCTTTCAGTCTATGGCGCCTGCCGCCTCTGCATGGTGGAGGTGGAGGGGCGCGGCCTCGTGGCCTCCTGTTCCACGCCGCCCGAGCCCGGCCTGAAGCTCCGGACCCAGACCCCCCAGATCCGGGAACTCCGGAAGATGAACATCGAGCTGCTGCTGGCCAGCGGCAACCATGATTGCCCCACCTGCTCCAAGAGCGGCTCCTGCAAGCTCCAGAGCCTGGCAGAGCGCCTGGGGGTCACCAAGGTCCGCTTCAAGGCCCCCGTCCAGGAGCGGCCCCTGGACACCAGCTCCCCCAGCCTCCAGCGGGACCCCTCCAAGTGCATCCTCTGTGGCGACTGTGTGCGCTTCTGTGAGGAGATCCAGGGGATCGGGGCCATCGGCTTCACCCACCGGGGCTCGCAATCCATGGTGGCCCCTGCCTTCGGCAAGGGACTGGCCGAGGTGGACTGTGTGAACTGCGGCCAGTGTGCCGCCGTCTGTCCCGTGGGGGCCATCACGGTGAAGCCTGAGACTGAGTCGGTCTTTGCCGCACTGGGGGACCCCAGCAAGACCGTGATCGTCCAGGTGGCGCCCGCCGTCCGATCCGCCATCGGCGAGCTCTTCGGGGTGCCCAATGACACCTTCACCACCATGGGGCGCATCGTGGCCGCCCTGCGGCGACTGGGTTTCCGCAAGGTCTACGACACCTCCTTCACGGCCGATCTCACCATCTGGGAGGAGGCCACGGAGTTTCTGAGCCGCAAGGAGAAGGGCGGCAGGCTCCCACTCTTCACCAGCTGCTGCCCCGCCTGGGTGAAGCTGGTGGAGCACGACCTGCCGGAGATGCTGGACAACCTCTCCACCTGCCGCAGCCCCCAGGGCATGTTCGGCAGCCTGGCCAAGCAGATCCTGCCCGCAGAGCTGGGCATCCGCCGCGAGGACCTGGTGGTGGTCTCGGTGATGCCCTGCACCGCCAAGAAGTTCGAGGCCCGTCGCCCCGAACTGGCCGTGGACGGCCAGCCCGACACCGACTTCGTGATCACGACCCAGGAGCTGGCCCGGATGATCCAGGATGCCGGGATCCTCTTTCCAGAGCTCCCGGTGGAGAGCCTGGACATGCCCTTCGGCTTCAAGACCGGGGCCGGTGTCCTCTTCGCCAACTCCGGCGGAGTCACCGAGGCGGTGGTCCGCTACGTGGCCGGGCAGCTTGGCGAGGAGCATGCCGTGGTCCGGGAACTCCGCTCGGATGCCAGTCGGCGGGTCTTCGAGGCGGCCACCGGGGCCGGTCCTGTCCGGATGGCTGTGGTCCATGGCCTGGCCGAGGCACAGCGTCTGGTGAAGGAGATCCAGGCGGGCACCGTTGAGGTCGACTTCGTGGAGGTCATGGCCTGCCCCGGTGGTTGCGTCGGTGGTGCCGGCCAGCCTGTGGCCCACTCCGCCGCCGTCAGGCGGCAGCGCAGCAAGGCCATCCACCAGATCGATGCCGCCCTGGATCTGCACTGCCCCCAGGAGAACCATCACATCCAGGCCCTTTATGCGAAGCACCTGGGGGCCCCCAACAGCGGGGAGGCCCATCACCTGCTCCACACCCACTACCAGAGCCGACGCCGGATCCTGGGCGAGACCATCGCCTTGAGCCCCATCACAGGGATTCCGAGGATCCCCGTCAGTTTCTGCGTGGGAACCGCCTGCCACCTCCGGGGGGCCGAGGGGCTGCTGCGCAAGGTGCTCGCGAGCCTGGAGACCGAGGGGATCCGGGAGCACTTCGAGCTCAAGGCCTCCTTCTGCGCGGAATCCTGTGACCGGGGTCCCACGGTGACCGTGGCAGGCAACCGTATCCACCACGCCACGGAGGAGTCGGTCATGGAGTTCCTGAGGGCTGAGCTGGAGAGCCGTGGGCAGGATCATATGGAATCGTGA